From the genome of Vicia villosa cultivar HV-30 ecotype Madison, WI linkage group LG2, Vvil1.0, whole genome shotgun sequence, one region includes:
- the LOC131648947 gene encoding uncharacterized protein LOC131648947: MPMAARYVLQRGDQKMGPYRVYLDRTAIDDINWTPFSGYGDVVSFDHIALYSIWLACGANTMVRYLPERCMRQFRRMQMISRSPLETAPDIVTRRELTAIFEDWVHHLVPGEYRRMRAIQRWQCVDG, translated from the coding sequence ATGCCTATGGCTGCACGATACGTCCTCCAAAGGGGGGATCAGAAAATGGGACCATATCGTGTATACCTCGACCGCACTGCTATTGATGACATCAATTGGACGCCCTTCAGTGGTTACGGTGATGTTGTCTCATTCGACCACATCGCATTATACTCCATATGGTTGGCATGTGGGGCCAACACCATGGTCAGATATCTGCCAGAGCGGTGCATGAGACAGTTTAGGCGTATGCAGATGATATCGAGATCTCCACTTGAGACTGCTCCCGACATCGTTACCCGCCGAGAGCTCACtgctatatttgaggattgggtgCATCATCTAGTCCCAGGGGAGTATCGGCGTATGCGGGCCATCCAGAGATGGCAATGTGTAGATGGGTAA
- the LOC131648948 gene encoding uncharacterized protein LOC131648948 produces MAGNNKDSSSLDATILTKNDISIVVPPSRNTVPCDGATASPSPRDLQDDALQRLENTDGKDNHEEILGNPFLSKGQTPQDQTMIAVLAVLAQTNALIQQQNDRIGALEQKHRPKTPPGHKHRSQRDMVPKKRPRSPSPRENAGPSSKKGSSDHRSRHRSQSPRPKRRSRSPRQSTTIIGGDTGGVGATLPLPPPATTKKSVEALCPTQSWKRPYRPVLKNPHRWAHTTGPPIRTNT; encoded by the coding sequence ATGGCTGGAAATAACAAAGACTCCTCTTCATTAGATGCTACGATACTCACCAAAAACGACATTTCCATCGTCGTACCTCCATCCAGGAACACCGTCCCTTGCGACGGTGCCACTGCATCTCCCTCCCCAAGAGATCTCCAAGACGATGCACTCCAGCGTCTCGAGAATACAGACGGGAAGGACAACCACGAAGAGATTTTGGGCAACCCTTTCCTCTCCAAAGGTCAGACTCCCCAAGACCAGACCATGATCGCTGTTCTGGCCGTTCTTGCCCAGACTAACGCGCTCATTCAGCAGCAAAACGACAGGATCGGGGCACTCGAGCAAAAACACCGACCGAAGACTCCCCCCGGTCACAAGCATCGCTCTCAGCGCGACATGGTTCCCAAGAAACGCCCTCGGTCTCCCTCCCCCAGGGAGAACGCGGGTCCGTCCTCCAAGAAAGGGTCAAGCGACCACCGCTCCCGACACCGGTCACAGTCTCCTCGACCAAAAAGAAGATCTCGGTCACCCCGACAAAGCACGACGATAATCGGAGGCGACACAGGCGGAGTCGGAGCCACTCTTCCACTCCCTCCGCCAGCGACGACGAAGAAGAGCGTAGAGGCCCTCTGTCCCACTCAATCTTGGAAGCGCCCCTACCGGCCGGTCTTGAAAAACCCCCACCGCTGGGCACATACGACGGGACCACCGATCCGGACGAACACATAG